In the Pogona vitticeps strain Pit_001003342236 chromosome 2, PviZW2.1, whole genome shotgun sequence genome, CAAAGGAAGCAGCAAGGGGGACACCGGAACTAGCTACACACAAAGACAGTTGGAAGCCTAATAGAATTAAACCCATAAGAATCAACACAGAGGCCACATACTACCTGTGAGTGCAATTACacatttttaactttaaaaaacaacagtcagTTTTGGAAGAGAgtgtcattttcaaaagaagtGAAATTAGAAGAACCAAAAACCTTTGTTCTTTATTTATataacacagacacagacagacacatacacacacacacagacacacacacacacacacacacacagagagagagagagagagagagaacttcgaAACACTTCACTGAAGCCTTCTAAAAGTTGCAGGACTATAGTTCCCATAATCCTTtccccactggctgtgctggctaagcCTTTTGGGAGTTGCAGATAACCCTGTTATCAAAACTTCGGTTTAACCAAAGTGATCTCTTCCATACAtagaggaaaaaacaaaatgaaaatgaatgaaacatAGCAGGGACAAAATGCTGCTTTATTTAAGCAAAAGCGTCCAAGAGGACTGAATGAAATTTACAGTTCCAGGATTGTCTCTTCAAGTAGTACAAATGTTCCAAAGGTAGGCACACTGGCAATGATTTAACAGTTTATTAATTCCCTTTCTCTACTTCCTTATCCAAATCCCACCTCATCACTCAATAAGGCTAGCTGTCATTCCAGTTTTACACTGTATTCAGTTTCTTTCCATTTCAAAGGATTTTGCATTAGACCAACTAGCACCCTGGGGATCGACTTGGCACCTAAAAAGACGATAACCATTCTAGATGGAAAGCAAAAGTTGATGTGCAGACCATTTTAACATTATATGCCAGAACAACATATTCCAAGCTAAATGTAAGGGAAGCCTATATGACAGGACAAAACAAACTCCACCATCAGTGCTGCCTTCTCTACCCAACCAAATGTTTCCTGAAAAATAGttccacacttttaaaaataaacattctcaCCAAGTCAACTCTTCCCGAGCTACTTCTTCTCTTGTTGTGAAGCCAGATATGTCGCCTAGTTCTAGCTGCAAAAACTATCGTTTGGAAGGAAAAGTTAATCTCCTCAAGTTCAGCAGATGGTTCTCTGGAGCAGAATCCTCTTGATGCTTAAGGAGAAGAGGCTGGCTGGGAAAGGCAGTCAAAAGGATTTTGAATAGGTGGACTGTGAATCACAATTTGAAGTgttaagatgccccccccccaatttttttcagaaggataaattCAGAGGAAATAGTCAAAACCCAGATTATAGGGAATAAGAAATACCCATTTCATTTAAGATGGGGGGGTATAATGACCACTTTATTACACTTATATTTGGCAGGACAAAAAGAGGGAGTGCAATAACCTAAAATGTTCATAATGAAACACTGATAGTAGAGCTAAGATGGATGGTAACTCCTTCACATAAAAGCTTTTGCTCCTCAGTGAAAAGTACCTGATTGACAATGAAATAGTGCTCTCTTTTCAGGAAGGTTGCAAACAATAGTGGTTGCCTACAGAGTGAATCCAGGGAGCCCAGCTCTTACTGTGAATACACTTCGTAATGTCCTCACAGAGCAAAACATTAGTTATATGACACTGTGATATCACCACCATGACTGGCTGGGATTATACAGGAAaacaatgaagaagaaaataGTGGGTTTTCTGAAGGGAaacaagaggaggaggtggataTGGTAGCAAGATGCCATTCTTAAAAGCACTGTTGCAGTTTTTGAGGACCCAGAAAGTCCACGTCCCTCACTCTTCCAAAATGAGTTCTGCGTTTTTCCTCAGAGTGCTAAAGCAAAATACTTTCAGCCTTTGAATCCCAAATGTTTTTTCAATTGtgtctgctctggtttttaaaCCGAAGAGCACAATTCTGGACCTGAATTTGGCCAGGCCCACATTGTATTAGAAACATGAAAACAGAACTTTCAATAATATCTTCACATAGTCAATATCTGTTAtggtgctttttgtttgtttgtttgcctgtttaAAATTTTTGTGAAGAGGCTTGAGGGAATGTTAACCATACACATGAActtatatatgtatattattgCTTCTCATTAAATACTATTTTTGATTATGATGGTCACATACATAAATGTTCTTATAAGTGTTCACCACCCCCACTTCAAGTGGCCACTTTAAGCACTATTCCAGTACAGTATCTATTCATTTCAAGGAAGTTTGCATGTGGGTAGACATTGGAGGCCTGTGTCTGAAGAAAATGCTTTGTTACAAAAAATGCCAACTAAGGGGTGGTGGGTGGAAAGCAGGATAGAGATGAAAGACTTTGTTTCATAGAAAATTCTAGTTGCAAGAATGATATTGTTCACAATAAGATATTTCTGGCTCATGTTCCTCCTTCTTCAATCTATGAAGAAGGGAGAAGCTTGAGGGTATGTTAAGCATACTCTTATAAAAATACATATGCCATTTATTGCTTTCCTGACAGCTCCAGAGTGATTCTGCCAACTCCTAATGAAAGGCAACAATTCCAGTACTTTCTAGGGGGCTAAAAATCTTTGGTTGAGAAACAGGAGAAAGGTTGGCTAAACAGTGGATTCTTCTGACTGAAATAAGGGAGAGGGAACAGACAGTACTGTGGCCACCACAGTGTTAACTAACTGTGGCAACATTGTCCATCACAGAAAGGTAGGAATTGGGAAAGGGTAAAGTTATTTCCTATCTATGATCATTGGCAGATAGCAGAAGTCAGAAATGACGAGAAAGAGGCGGGGGGTCTCATCGGATGCGCAGATAAGAAGGGACAGTATAATTGAAGAGCAAGTAATCCATtttgtataaattaaataatctcCTTTGGTAGAAGGGGCTGATGTTCTGGAAGAACTTCGCTGTCATGTCGTCGTTGGTCCTGGTGGTCTTAGAGGAGGTTGGGAACTTGACGCCTGCGTCAGCCCCAATCAGTTGCAAGATGTAATTGGCATCCCTGGCCAAGGTCTCATACTTGCCCACCACATCATAGTGGATGATGCAGGGGTGGCAGAGGGAGTGCACCCTCTCCCAGTGTTCATTGAAAGGCTCTTCGTGCTGCGTCCGTGGATCTAGCAAGTAGTACACAAATTCCTCAAAGCGTACATCGTGTCCACGTTCCAGAGCCTCATGGGTGGGGTCCTGACGATGCCGCTGAATGATCTTCGTCCCGTAGCGCTTGTGGAAGGCCGTGTTGTAGCTGCGGGTGAACTTGTTGCGGTAGGCAGAGACCAGCCGCTCAAGGGGTTCCCGTACAAAGATGAACTTGAGGTAGTTACGCAAGCGGTAGTTGATCTCAGAAGCGCTGTATTCGGAAAGAGTGCGCAAGTTGGAGGAGACATGCGCCTCGCTGGCTGGGATCTCCAGTGGGTCCTGGTATTTTCCCTGCCCTGTCAAGACCATCATGACTCGCTTCCAGTTAGTGCAAGCCACCTTGGGGACATAGCAGTAGAGCAACCCATGGATATCATCAACCACCAGGTGGCGTAAGTCCTCAGGGGTCAAGAGGCGGCGCTTGCGGGTGTACCGATTGCACATGCTGCCCAGCAGTTCCCGCCTATGCTGGTGAGTAGCCTGCAGGGAAGACAGCTCTAACTGGGAAGACACAAGACAGAAAAGGAGTCATAGTTGCACACTGGCTGATCCCAGTGAGTTCCCTGCTCAGTACACCAAACATTTTAATGCTGAGcttgaaaaaaattacttctttggcctacaacttccagaatacccAAGCCAGTGCGGCCAGTGTCACATCGGCAAAGAGCTTGGGAAAACGGCTTTTTTACACCACAATTCTTAAACTTCCCTGTGGtcatgctggcttggggattccGTTAcagaaaaaagaggaacttttccagactctgtgtCACTGGTTTCAGGAGATAAAGAACTCTGCGGTCTTGAAGGCTGGGTTTTACAAGATCACCTGCCACAGGAATCATTTGTCTTCAACACACCCTTATTTAGCCTCCTCAGGACTTAGTGACAGAACTGGAAAAGGGGACAACCCACTATCTGTTTGAGAGACAATGTGAGCATTAGTAGCTGAGTCTTGTGGCGGGGTGGAGAACAGGAAGAATTCTTCATATATAAAGAAGCTTCCCTTTTAAGGTTTAAGTTCTCTTGCAGTGgcacagaaaagtgaaggaaaAACCTCTCCTCCTGTAACTGCAAACTGCCTTGGCTCTAGAAGTTTTAATTGACCCCAATGGGTGTGGTGAGCATTTAAAGGCTGACAGAAAGCAGAAGTATGTGGGCAAATGGAACAGCAAAACACGACAGAAAGGGGAGTTAACTAAATCTAATTCCCCATTCCTGAGCACTCCTGTGACTGGCTTTATGGAACTGGCAGAGAAGGGAATAAATTAGGTTTTTCAAATGGAGGCTAGGTGAATGGAGAAAACCAATCTAAAAAGAATATTCCAGGAATAAGTATCATGTTCAGCCTCTCCTCAGTTGCCGTGAACAGACTTCTGACAGCCTTCTGTCACTTCTGTACTGAGAAAAGGACATCCCACAGGCCATATCCACACCAGAGGCTCAAAGTGGTTTGATGGATCTTGTCATTTTCCAGCAAACCTGAAGAAACTATCTTTCTGTGAGGGATGTCTGAGAACCCTAAACAAACTACACAGTTCCCTAAAGTCTTTGGGAGAACTCAACTagcaaaaccttttttaaaaatccagcacatGCTGATTTCCATCCATCCACTTCTAGTATAGATGTGTCCATATAGCATTATGGAGTTTAGTCTTTCGCCTTCAGAGTTTCTCAGCAACAGCAGCCCCTCCCAATCATTTGTCTTGGCTCCCTTTTCAcatatcttttattttgttttatgacaATTACCTGTCATAGGATTTGAAACACAATGTGGCACACACTGAGTGAGCTAGACTGGTCACAAAATAACAGCAGGAACAGGAACTGCTAAACCAGTttgggaaaggtttttttttttaaactacaactcccacaaacccTCAACTGAGTTCACCAAAAGGGCACCTTTCCAAGCTGGGTGCTAAACTGTCCTGATGATTGCTGGTGGGCATGTGTGGCGGCTGAGCAAGGGCAAAGGAAAAGCAACCAAAGGCCTCCTTCAGATGCCCAGCTGAACGCTCTCACCAAAGGCAGTTCAATGCCAAAGACGGAATGGCATGAACACAGACTGCCTCTGGCTATTCaaaccttcccctcccttcctttcctacAGGCGCCATCTGCTAGAGAGGGCACATGAGGCCACGCCAGGTTCATGCCTCTGCCGCAGGGCTTGCTGCTCTGAACAAGTTCAAGagctcatttttcttttctttttttcccccatgtttCACctggctgttccccccccccccccggcgcttCTTCTCTAAGGGAAGAAGAAAGCAGCATCCATCTGGAGAAGCAGCCTTCCCTCctgttcctctcctccttttctgaAGCAACAAGACTCAAAACAGAAACCTTGCATTTCAGCACATGAAGTCAAGCTGTCCTCTTCCACTGTTTGCCTTTGTTTTCCCTTCCCCCTCTTCCAAAATGTTGTTATATTGCCAAAGGCCTAACCTGGAAGATATAGGGCTCAATACAAAATATTCCCAGTCCTGGACGAAAATTAGTTCTAGCTTTTCCAAACGTTGCTTACTGTTCTATTTGTTTCACTCTTCATCAGTAAATGCTACTGTTATAGGATgcatggaggatttttttttttaatacagtgaatTTGATTCACATTGAAAACAGCATTCCTGACTTGACTTGCAGAGCTTTTATCAAACAGGATTAACTATAAAACCAAGGGACAGCTCTGAAATCACAATCCAGACAAAACAACAGTAAACCCTGGAGGGTTTCGAGAATGGTTTCAAATAGAAGTTTATAGATTTGTGCTTTTCATGTCTTCAGAGAAGCTTTCGAGGATATCCTGCTTTCATGACAGCTTATCTATATCTatgttatatttgttttttgACCACGGTCGCCACTGAGGTTCTTTTGGACTGCTTGGATTAGACATCTGAGGTTTGGGACTGGGTGCTTCTATGTGCTTTTATTATACCtctgccactactctgggtggttaacacaAATAAAAGCCAACCTCAACCATCAGATGGGCAgtgtaaaaatacaatcaatcaacaaacaagcaaacaaataacacctttgaactacaattcccagcatagCTGGGTATTTCTTTCTCTACCAGCTTGTGGGGAACAGAGGGCTGCCTTTTCCTCTTGTCCTTCTCTGGCTTCCGACGAGTTTCTGGCAGCCACAGTTACATCATAGTGAAGGAAGCTCCTTTTACTCAACTATCCTCCCACTCTCTGtttcccactcaccagctggcacctGCCATTCCAAATAAAATGCTCTGTCTCTTGAATATAAGAAGAGGTATATAAACTGCACCTCCTTTATGTCCCTTTCTCACACACCTGTCTGGTGACACTGTGGTCATTCTGAACCATCCTGTAAAACAGGACTCTTTTTGAAACTTACTTTGAAACCAAGACTACTCAACTCAGATTCCATGAAGGCAACATACAGTGGTAAAGATGATGGTAAAACACAGAGCTTAGAATGGGCTACCTTTTTGGAAGTACAGCTTCAGCAATCCTCAACCAGTGTGGCCAAAAAAGTAGCTCTTCTGAGGTCTGTTCTCACCCCTCTTCTTGCCCACCCCTGTAATCAGTCCTACTATCAGCCCTTTGAATTTCTATAGATAGGAAGCAAGATATTTCAAAGGCCCAAGCAGTGTTTGTATGAGGTAGGAGTTAAGAATTAATATCcataggagattttttttttaaaggcatgtttCCAATGGCCCCCAAAGAAACATTAAAGCATATTATATATTATAGCATTCAAAAGCCACTCAGTTTGTTGTAAGAGCTCACTTGGGTGTCATCCTTGTTCCTGTGGGAACACTTTACTGGTGttgcttttctcttgttttcatttttatttgtcttgttaaaagcaaaaaagagagactggGGGAAACAAAGAACACTACTCTATCAAGACAACCATGTCTAGAGAGCACTCTGCCTAACATAAATTGATGAGAGGCGACTGCCTTCCTTGTTCTGAGGTCTTTCTGTGTCTGTCATAAATGATTCTTGTAAAGCAAGGGagcatgtctgtaggtggtgtttcagtgacataGGTAATTGGTGTGTGATGtttagggtggggtggggcgggCATGCCCAAGCAAAGCAACATGATTATGTTCTGGTGTCAGActactacattttttaaaaaaacttctcttggggaaaaataacatggaaaggtacttcaaCTAAGACAACAGCCTCCCAGTAAGTTATATAGTCCCCAACACCAAAATACAATATGGCAAAACCAGTAGGTacactggtttttttaaatgggttccTCAGCCAGTCTTCCCTTATCTAATGATCCTTTGTTATATAGGTGTGTTCCTAAATggcagaggtcgtcaaccttTTTCCTACCACgaaccggctgagcctctgagggaggcgGGGCGTCCCCTCGCGCTCACGCTCTTGCATGTGCAGAAGCGTGTGCTGGCAGCAGCAGAAGTTGGGAATCTGAGCATGGCCGGGGTGCTCTCTCTGGCCGCTTGCCTCCCGACAGGCTCCTCGCCGCCCTCTGTGGGAAATTCAAACGGCAGAATCGACATTGGGGTAACACCGCCGCCGGGAGGCCAGCAGCCGGAGCACCtggccatgctcagcctcccgGCTTTTGGTCACCATGTTTCATCGCCACCGCCAggctgcgaagacagacctcccgctccCTCCCACACGCACTCACCtctccacagctgctttgcgtaTGTGTGCTTGCACGCACACAtaggcaaagcagctgtggggaggggagtgcatgcgggggggggcaggatgtctgtctccacagcccagtagGGCTCAAGCCACAGACCAGCAATGAGGCGTGGACCAGGGATTGATGACCTCTGCTGTATGGAACTGccaaaatgtatgtatttatttatattatgtatatactgcctttccccccataggggacccaaggtggttcaaaacaattaaaattgtgCAATAACACGTTTCTCCTTTTCATattccatgcatttttaaaaaataaaaccctatATCCTGGGCAGGGTGCAAATCTCAAATCTCATCCACCCACTCTGTCCTTACTGGAAATCCTTTTTTCATACAAAAGCATTGCTGGACTACAGCTTGCTCACTTCTTCCACCTACTGCCCCCTTCCTTCTAGCACACTCACCTGGTCACTGTTGTAAAGAGTCTGAAGTGGACTTCGGCCAGCTTTCCCATGCCAGATGGTCCTCAAaatcctgtcctcagcagctgAAAAGGGAAGAGATGGAGAGCATTTTCAGAGCAggtctctttttaaaaggaaaaaatatttatttaaaaggaaaaatatggtattattGTGTCACTAGGTGGACATCTCAAAGAGGAATTCCACTGGACAGGACTTTTTCATACATACATAGTGATACAATCCAAATTAAATTCTTAGTTCGGTGTGAttgaaactaaaacaaaaataCCTCCTTCCCAATTAAAGCTGAAAATGAACTCATCCAGAACATGGATTGCCTCCCTTGCTGCATATCTCATTTACTCCTCATAATAATTACAGACAACAATTTGGCTTAGCCAAATTCATATCCTATCAGTTTTATCCTGCTAAACACACTCCAAGTagaaaaaatattgttaaaaacaataaaatgctgTATGTTACAGAAAACAGACACTGCAGCAAGCTGATAGAATGACACTGCAAGCTGAAAGTATATAGAAGCAAAAAGATAAGAGATTTTTTGCTGGATTTACAAagggagagaattccacagtCCTGTTGCTCTTACTGAAAACACACCACCTCTGCTATCCGCTTGTGTAATCCAAGTAACAGTACGACCACAGTTTAGAGAAGCTACTgttctggactacagtttccagaattcccATACTGGCtagggacttctgggagttgtagtccaaagtgtAGCTGTTACGAGAAGCTCTTGGGGGCAACAGTGCAGAAACTCAAATGCTGATCTTAACTGCTGGGCAGGATCATGGAAGAATAGCGTGTGTCCAAGATAAGCTTGGTGAGGGCTTTAAGGCTAAAACTACCACTTTAAATGGAATCCATAAAGAGGTAGGCAACCAGTCCAGGATTATATGCTCTTGAAAGAAGAACTGTTTGCTGATGAAGAACACCTATATCTAGTTCTTTTCCATTCCAACAGCAGAATATTATGATTTTAAGTCAACGGTTATTTTGGCAAAGGAAAGCACAAACTCGTGTTCTGtatttcacatttcctttttAGAGTACCAAGAAACCCTTCACAGAGACCTTGCTAAATAATTAGGCCACGTAGACATAGGAAAACACCACTTCCTGCTGTGCCAGACTCCCCAAGCGACTACCCAATAAGTGGTAGTCGTCAACCCGATGAAACCTCAGCCTGCAACAAAGCGAGGCCGTCACTGTGTTAGGTGGGGATCAAAGCCTGATCAAACACTGGCCAAACGACCACCTTCGGCTGAGCCACTCATGTGTGCAGCTCAGAGCTGGCACTGTCAGTGGCTTCCCaattaaaacagaaaactgtCAAGGCAATTTTCCCAAGTTAAGAGTGCTAATGTTTCACTCATGGCAGCAAGTAAGAATTTTTGAGGCAAGCTAGGGGGACAGAGTctaaagcagtttaaaaaaaggcaagttGATTAGTTTATTCCTCTATCACGGGAACCTAGAAGAGCATTATTGTAGTAGGGTAACTGAACAGTATCAAAATCCAGGCCTTCATTACTTGTGCAAGAACAACACCTCAGGACAGGACAGGAGCCTGCTAATCAAATGTCTCTTCATCATTTTACTTCCTGTGCTGCAGCTACTTTTAGTGCCATAGTTATTAGGATGCAAGAAAGCACATTCCAAAATGCCCTATCTAGATGTTTGTGGTTGGTATGCTGTGTGTTCGGGGAGCAGAACTGTGCTGGGGCAATCAGAAAAAGCTGCAAATCTCCATGCCTAAGATACTCATTATTCAAAGTAACAAACCTGCGTGTTAACTCAAATAGCCCTGTCATGACACAAGCAATGTAAACTTTTGCCTTGATTTGTTGCCTGGGTTACATAGCAGCAAGaaaggcaatattaggaaaagGATACATAGTGTCCTGATATACTTATACTGtatacttaggtttttagttaaaacttgcatctgttatataatgccagtcaatgtttttataattttgatattctatgcctggtgtttttgaatcatcatcatcatcttagaactgcagagctggaagaaactctATGGATTATCGAGTTCAGCCCTGGTCAACAAAGACAgtagggaatccaactcccaacctctggctccacagccagatacctaaaccgctgagctatccaacagttcaatAAAAGCTGGCCGTACCCCCTGCAATGAGGCAAGGGATAAATGCAGCCTGAGAAGTTACAGCCTGGTTTGAAGGTCAGCAGAAAGATCATTTCACCAGCCCTCATCCATGACAGTGCAGCCATTCTTTCTCCTTGCTTGTCACGGGGTTGCTAGTGATGCAGTCTCTCATTCAGAGACAACCGTGAGTTTGTCTCACCAAGTGCAGCAGGTATCTGATCCGTCAGCAGTTGATGCAACCCGTCCTGCTTCCCTATGCAGCTCTACCGCAGAAAAGGAGAAACGTGGTGTTGCAAGTCAACTGCAGCCCATGCCCACAAAGTTACCGTTAGAAAGGTGATATGAAAAACTTCTCACTGCAGTTCTGCTGGAAATGGGAAGCACTGAGTGAGAAATTCAGCTTTTTTGCAGGCCTAGACTGGAGATGACAAAGTTTGGCAGGACTTTGGTTCCATTAGACTGGTGGTGGAAATCTCCAGATACAGTACAGACCTTGGCTCTATTTTATTTGCACCCTTTCAGGTCTGGTCTCCCTTGTCTGAACTGGCAGTGCTGTTTAGGGAAATGCAACAGAGGATGGCAGGGAAGCAACAGAGTAGGGCAAAAGCAGTTCTCCTTCTTTTCAGTCAACTCTTCAGTCTAACatactttcctttaaaaagggaGAGCTTACATTCAGTCAGACCCATCCCTACATACACAAAGATGAGGAAGAAAGACTAACCAATCAACTTTCACACTGACATTTGGAATAGTTGCTGCTCATCTGCCACAGGTTCCAGGCAAACGGCACTTCTGATCTGACCCatgcttgcattaaaatattgcttttcatATAAAATCTAGGACAAAACATCTCTCTCTACTTTCTAAGAGGAAAGCTTCTTCAATATACGGCCACAGAAATGTGTAACCAGATTGCATGCAAATCTAAACAGGTTTTTAAAACTGCCCAGACATGTCTTGCTATGAGAACCAAGTTTCCATATCAGGTGTTACCCTACTAATCATGGGTAGCTAATTTGATCCACATGGTCAAAATGAAATGCCACTCCCAGTCTGTGGGATCGATCAAGGGCACTGATCAACAGAAGGCAATGGGAAAGCAATGGCATGGCCTCCTCAAACTGATGTGATCATTACTATATGTGTCATTGTAGCGGCAACTATcctgggaagaaaggaaaggcacaTTATAGCAGACCTGCGTCCCATCCTAATAGAAGAGCACCATTGATCAGAACTTCTGCAGCACTTGATAATTGAAAGTAGGATGGAGAcaaacttgggaaatttgggggAGCTACACTACAACTCCAGAATTAGCCAACCTgcatggccactggccacatgggttggggaattctgggaaatggagcagccttccctccctcctttctttcctttcttcctgaaTTGTGATTTTTGAAATCTGCCAATGACATCCCCTATGTATCCAACTCAAGATTGTTCATTATCAAATGACTGCTCAAAACTGCCTCCATCTCTGAACAAGCTGGATATAGTGTACATCTATTATGTTGTCAACAATAGCTGAAGCTGCAAGTTATGTAGCACAATTGAAAGCATGCCTTTTGAAAATGCACTTAAAACAGGGAAAAGAAATAGGACAAGCGACTTTAGATGCCTTACATAATTCTCAACACTGAGGGTAGTTTGCAATGTAGTACAAGtgatagaatgaagaaaggaatTTTCACCAGATTGCTTGAGGGAAACAAATCTACAACATGAGCAGAAAGGAGCTAAAATGCTTCCATGAGGAGCAGAGAGAACAAAAACGGCCCCCACCCCAACCGGGTACCCTCCAGATATTTGGGTCTGTAATTCCAAGTAGTCCCAGCCACCATGACTGATGGTCAGAAATAGGAGAGGGATTCTAAAGAATCTAGAGGGCAGCGAGTTGGGAAAGGGTAACATACGCGCCTGCCAGGAGATGACAAAATTAGGATTTAGAAATATGTGTGAGAGCTGTAAAAGGCAAGATCTTCCTCAATTGTGCTGGAAATCATGTTTGTCAGCAATTGCAGTACATGTATAAATCACATGTGTGAGTGGGTTCAAATTTGGGGAAACCCCATTCCCCTTCTTGTTCCCCCAAAAGTAGAGATAGTCCTTTTCCACAAAtacttcttttattttcaaacaacGGAGTATTATGAATAACAACTTCAGTGGCACCAATGGGTCCCTTGTGATCCATTGTCCTTTAACTCACAAAAGAGTtcactctgggggggggggtttcactCCAAACCATTTGCAATCTGTGGGTTTTCTTGTGGGCCTCCTCAGACTGAGGCCTAGGGTGCCGAGACCACTCTCCCTCCGTGGACGTTTCTGGCTAAAGCATCCCCACTGGCCTGGCCCCCTTCTTCTTCCACCAATCTTCCTTCTTGGGACAGACCTACACCGTCCATTCCACAGGTTCCGCTT is a window encoding:
- the CHST13 gene encoding carbohydrate sulfotransferase 13, encoding MRKSRVQRMVLATCLGSLLLVIFYFQSSLNPAAEDRILRTIWHGKAGRSPLQTLYNSDQLELSSLQATHQHRRELLGSMCNRYTRKRRLLTPEDLRHLVVDDIHGLLYCYVPKVACTNWKRVMMVLTGQGKYQDPLEIPASEAHVSSNLRTLSEYSASEINYRLRNYLKFIFVREPLERLVSAYRNKFTRSYNTAFHKRYGTKIIQRHRQDPTHEALERGHDVRFEEFVYYLLDPRTQHEEPFNEHWERVHSLCHPCIIHYDVVGKYETLARDANYILQLIGADAGVKFPTSSKTTRTNDDMTAKFFQNISPFYQRRLFNLYKMDYLLFNYTVPSYLRIR